The Oreochromis niloticus isolate F11D_XX linkage group LG15, O_niloticus_UMD_NMBU, whole genome shotgun sequence genome includes a region encoding these proteins:
- the adgrf3b gene encoding adhesion G protein-coupled receptor F4 isoform X1, giving the protein MKMFSKVFIFLTGAVYIYYQVLAQDIYSAEIMVESNVTLDAQTVLSAINSTSLSLTNGQTVQITNTELVAECLIVGTDTNCNCSTNYLWSNEVCYNYSCCGDATCTQNVSYITPLCSPKVQVFINGSVQTAAWDQTKNTTLQSQFQKLNAIQYVNVTGPRIISISTQVLNVADFQVAVSVSVLTSKLQEIVTFLETQLSATIFVDTLGMVIVEAPGTKVCYQSTPQLACKLEEPTGSAGWNMTTQTQRFELNNGSVVQLNQTCATSIYQSCIGVTLKGVTGIWEGTYECGFTIGSIRHTGRTFLSVALLPDTITMSTMPLTMDCSKSPQSVNITASVIIPASSKSYDISWSYNGSATNYTAVQNTTSKGYVNYTFTPTIPCTKGSGTYVNITFKNDVNQMKSAQINIPVINANDIVCNQIILNGDTWPETPAGETVIIRTCPPGRVGYKSRTCIGPAWQDVFSSCVSEELDKVSNAAQAFLKGLGATPEVAKNIFEGLKNSSTLSSGSGESIADVSASIGVLNMMAKASNTTVLGEDIFPDFVSAASNMLNGTWNGVNDTVRYNMSSNYLNSVEGLVKNIKVNQSNGVNSTNLDLTFCRSHDCNVSVFDIGVNMNKTNGILKTVAVKNLMSKLNNSFNGAKPDRTDLILSATLDNNNDSTRRIRLDFPSGKTNPTQPHCVFWNPTGNEWSDEGCNISISDENHTVCECNHLTAFSVLMSKNDGRKTDPTLELISNIGLGVSICSLVIFLIIESLVWSAVVKTNLSHFRHTAIVNIATFLLLANCSFLASSNPETLSDSWCLVLTICKHLFYLAMFCWMLCLSIMLVHQLIFVFSPLRKRVFMFLSSILGYVCPILMVGSSYVYYKYTNQNYHDPKTCWLVYVKLLVGSMHAFLLPVGTIVLANLFSMVVVIVTLMKTSVPDSSKADDKETAKGILKVVIVLTPVFGVTWIVGFIQLIMSDSPMYNVIAYIFTILNTFQGFFILITGCFAEQKVREELFKLITGKSKGNDSTKKFTSTTYTKDH; this is encoded by the exons agTGCCTCATTGTTGGAACTGACACCAACTGCAACTGTTCTACAAATTATCTTTGGAGCAATGAAGTGTGCTACAACTACAGCTGCTGTGGGGATGCTACTTGCACACAAAATGTATCCTACATCACACCCCTCTGTTCTCCTAAAGTTCAAG TTTTCATCAATGGATCAGTACAGACTGCAGCATGGGatcaaaccaaaaacacaacG ctTCAAAGCCAATTTCAAAAACTGAATGCTATTCAGTATGTGAACGTTACTGGTCCAAG AATCATCTCCATATCCACTCAAGTGCTAAACGTTGCTGACTTTCAGGTAGCTGTTAGTGTCAGCGTGCTAACTTCTAAACTTCAAGAAATAGTCACTTTTCTTGAAACTCAGCTTTCAGCTACTATATTTGTGGACACTCTAG GAATGGTCATTGTAGAGGCCCCAGGGACTAAAGTTTGCTATCAGTCCACGCCGCAACTTGCATGCAAACTTGAGGAGCCCACAGGCAGCGCAGGCTGGAATATGACCACACAGACTCAGCGCTTTGAGCTCAACAATGGCAGTGTGGTCCAGCTGAATCAGACATGTGCCACATCCATTTACCAATCTTGTATTGGTGTTACACTCAAAGGGGTGACAGGCATTTGGGAAG GCACATATGAGTGTGGATTTACGATTGGTTCAATCAGGCACACAGGCAGGACTTTTCTGAGTGTGGCCCTCCTGCCTGACACTATTACCATGAGTACCATGCCTCTTACTATGGACTGTTCAAAGAGTCCGCAAAGTGTAAACATCACTGCCAGTGTCATAATCCCAGCAAGCAGTAAGAGCTATGACATTTCGTGGAGCTACAATGGTTCGGCGACAAACTACACAGCCGTACAAAACACAA CTTCAAAGGGTTACGTTAACTACACGTTCACTCCTACCATCCCCTGCACAAAAGGAAGTGGAACTTATGTTAACATCACTTTTAAAAATGATgtgaatcaaatgaaaagtgCACAAATAAACATTCCAGTTATCAATG ctaATGACATAGTTTGTAACCAGATCATACTTAATGGAGATACATGGCCAGAAACCCCAGCTGGAGAAACAGTGATTATTCGAACATGCCCACCAGGAAGGGTTGGCTATAAGTCCCGGACTTGTATCGGCCCTGCTTGGCAGGACGTGTTCTCCAGCTGCGTCAGTGAAGAATTGGACAAAGTTTCAAATGCAGCTCAA GCCTTCCTGAAGGGACTAGGGGCTACCCCGGAAGTGGCCAAGAATATATTTGAAGGGCTAAAGAACAGCTCTACATTAAGTTCTGGATCCGGTGAAAGTATAGCTGACGTTAGCGCCTCCATCGGTGTTCTAAATATGATGGCTAAGGCATCAAACACAACTGTGTTGGGAGAGGATATCTTTCCT GATTTTGTTAGTGCAGCAAGCAATATGTTGAATGGCACCTGGAATGGGGTAAATGACACAGTTCGTTATAACATGTCATCAAACTACCTAAATTCTGTGGAAGGTCTAGTGAAGAATATTAAGGTCAACCAGAGCAATGGAGTCAACAGTACAAATCTAGACCTTACATTCTGTCGAAGCCATGACTGtaatgtgtctgtgtttgacattGGTGTGAATATGAACAAGACCAATGGAATACTGAAAACTGTAGCTGTGAAAAATCTAATGAGTAAATTAAATAACAGCTTTAATGGTGCAAAACCTGACCGTACCGATCTCATATTATCAGCCACACTGGACAATAACAACGATTCAACTAGACGAATTAGACTGGACTTCCCCAGTGGGAAAACCAACCCCACTCAACCTCACTGTGTCTTCTGGAACCCTACAGGGAATGAATGGTCAGATGAAGGATGCAATATCAGCATTTCCGATGAAAACCACACAGTATGTGAGTGCAACCACCTGACTGCATTCTCTGTCCTAATGTCCAAGAATGATGGACGAAAAACAGATCCCACCCTTGAACTTATTTCAAATATTGGCCTTGGTGTGTCCATTTGCTCCTTGGTGATTTTTCTCATCATTGAATCTCTCGTGTGGTCAGCTGTGGTCAAGACTAACCTTTCTCATTTCCGCCACACAGCTATAGTGAACATTGCCACATTCCTCTTGCTGGCAAATTGCAGTTTCTTGGCTTCTAGCAATCCCGAGACTCTCAGTGACAGCTGGTGTCTAGTACTGACCATATGCAAACACCTGTTTTACTTGGCTATGTTCTGCTGGATGCTATGCCTGAGCATCATGCTTGTCCACCAGCTgatctttgtcttcagcccactGAGGAAAAGAGTTTTCATGTTCCTCTCCAGCATTTTAGGCTATGTTTGCCCAATCCTAATGGTGGGATCCAGCTATGTGTACTACAAATACACTAACCAGAACTATCACGACCCCAAAACATGCTGGCTAGTTTACGTAAAACTCTTGGTTGGCTCCATGCATGCTTTTCTCCTGCCTGTGGGAACCATTGTTTTGGCAAATCTCTTTTCCATGGTTGTTGTCATCGTTACACTGATGAAGACCTCAGTCCCTGACAGCAGCAAGGCCGATGACAAGGAAACGGCAAAAGGCATCCTCAAAGTGGTGATCGTTCTAACACCGGTCTTTGGAGTGACATGGATCGTTGGCTTCATTCAACTCATCATGTCTGATAGCCCCATGTATAACGTTATTGCCTACATTTTCACCATCCTCAATACCTTCCAG ggtttttttattttgatcacAGGGTGTTTTGCAGAGCAAAAG GTCAGAGAGGAACTGTTCAAGCTCATAACG GGAAAATCAAAAGGAAACGACAGCACAAAGAAATTCACTTCAACTACTTACACAAAAGACCACTGA
- the adgrf3b gene encoding adhesion G protein-coupled receptor F4 isoform X2, with translation MVESNVTLDAQTVLSAINSTSLSLTNGQTVQITNTELVAECLIVGTDTNCNCSTNYLWSNEVCYNYSCCGDATCTQNVSYITPLCSPKVQVFINGSVQTAAWDQTKNTTLQSQFQKLNAIQYVNVTGPRIISISTQVLNVADFQVAVSVSVLTSKLQEIVTFLETQLSATIFVDTLGMVIVEAPGTKVCYQSTPQLACKLEEPTGSAGWNMTTQTQRFELNNGSVVQLNQTCATSIYQSCIGVTLKGVTGIWEGTYECGFTIGSIRHTGRTFLSVALLPDTITMSTMPLTMDCSKSPQSVNITASVIIPASSKSYDISWSYNGSATNYTAVQNTTSKGYVNYTFTPTIPCTKGSGTYVNITFKNDVNQMKSAQINIPVINANDIVCNQIILNGDTWPETPAGETVIIRTCPPGRVGYKSRTCIGPAWQDVFSSCVSEELDKVSNAAQAFLKGLGATPEVAKNIFEGLKNSSTLSSGSGESIADVSASIGVLNMMAKASNTTVLGEDIFPDFVSAASNMLNGTWNGVNDTVRYNMSSNYLNSVEGLVKNIKVNQSNGVNSTNLDLTFCRSHDCNVSVFDIGVNMNKTNGILKTVAVKNLMSKLNNSFNGAKPDRTDLILSATLDNNNDSTRRIRLDFPSGKTNPTQPHCVFWNPTGNEWSDEGCNISISDENHTVCECNHLTAFSVLMSKNDGRKTDPTLELISNIGLGVSICSLVIFLIIESLVWSAVVKTNLSHFRHTAIVNIATFLLLANCSFLASSNPETLSDSWCLVLTICKHLFYLAMFCWMLCLSIMLVHQLIFVFSPLRKRVFMFLSSILGYVCPILMVGSSYVYYKYTNQNYHDPKTCWLVYVKLLVGSMHAFLLPVGTIVLANLFSMVVVIVTLMKTSVPDSSKADDKETAKGILKVVIVLTPVFGVTWIVGFIQLIMSDSPMYNVIAYIFTILNTFQGFFILITGCFAEQKVREELFKLITGKSKGNDSTKKFTSTTYTKDH, from the exons agTGCCTCATTGTTGGAACTGACACCAACTGCAACTGTTCTACAAATTATCTTTGGAGCAATGAAGTGTGCTACAACTACAGCTGCTGTGGGGATGCTACTTGCACACAAAATGTATCCTACATCACACCCCTCTGTTCTCCTAAAGTTCAAG TTTTCATCAATGGATCAGTACAGACTGCAGCATGGGatcaaaccaaaaacacaacG ctTCAAAGCCAATTTCAAAAACTGAATGCTATTCAGTATGTGAACGTTACTGGTCCAAG AATCATCTCCATATCCACTCAAGTGCTAAACGTTGCTGACTTTCAGGTAGCTGTTAGTGTCAGCGTGCTAACTTCTAAACTTCAAGAAATAGTCACTTTTCTTGAAACTCAGCTTTCAGCTACTATATTTGTGGACACTCTAG GAATGGTCATTGTAGAGGCCCCAGGGACTAAAGTTTGCTATCAGTCCACGCCGCAACTTGCATGCAAACTTGAGGAGCCCACAGGCAGCGCAGGCTGGAATATGACCACACAGACTCAGCGCTTTGAGCTCAACAATGGCAGTGTGGTCCAGCTGAATCAGACATGTGCCACATCCATTTACCAATCTTGTATTGGTGTTACACTCAAAGGGGTGACAGGCATTTGGGAAG GCACATATGAGTGTGGATTTACGATTGGTTCAATCAGGCACACAGGCAGGACTTTTCTGAGTGTGGCCCTCCTGCCTGACACTATTACCATGAGTACCATGCCTCTTACTATGGACTGTTCAAAGAGTCCGCAAAGTGTAAACATCACTGCCAGTGTCATAATCCCAGCAAGCAGTAAGAGCTATGACATTTCGTGGAGCTACAATGGTTCGGCGACAAACTACACAGCCGTACAAAACACAA CTTCAAAGGGTTACGTTAACTACACGTTCACTCCTACCATCCCCTGCACAAAAGGAAGTGGAACTTATGTTAACATCACTTTTAAAAATGATgtgaatcaaatgaaaagtgCACAAATAAACATTCCAGTTATCAATG ctaATGACATAGTTTGTAACCAGATCATACTTAATGGAGATACATGGCCAGAAACCCCAGCTGGAGAAACAGTGATTATTCGAACATGCCCACCAGGAAGGGTTGGCTATAAGTCCCGGACTTGTATCGGCCCTGCTTGGCAGGACGTGTTCTCCAGCTGCGTCAGTGAAGAATTGGACAAAGTTTCAAATGCAGCTCAA GCCTTCCTGAAGGGACTAGGGGCTACCCCGGAAGTGGCCAAGAATATATTTGAAGGGCTAAAGAACAGCTCTACATTAAGTTCTGGATCCGGTGAAAGTATAGCTGACGTTAGCGCCTCCATCGGTGTTCTAAATATGATGGCTAAGGCATCAAACACAACTGTGTTGGGAGAGGATATCTTTCCT GATTTTGTTAGTGCAGCAAGCAATATGTTGAATGGCACCTGGAATGGGGTAAATGACACAGTTCGTTATAACATGTCATCAAACTACCTAAATTCTGTGGAAGGTCTAGTGAAGAATATTAAGGTCAACCAGAGCAATGGAGTCAACAGTACAAATCTAGACCTTACATTCTGTCGAAGCCATGACTGtaatgtgtctgtgtttgacattGGTGTGAATATGAACAAGACCAATGGAATACTGAAAACTGTAGCTGTGAAAAATCTAATGAGTAAATTAAATAACAGCTTTAATGGTGCAAAACCTGACCGTACCGATCTCATATTATCAGCCACACTGGACAATAACAACGATTCAACTAGACGAATTAGACTGGACTTCCCCAGTGGGAAAACCAACCCCACTCAACCTCACTGTGTCTTCTGGAACCCTACAGGGAATGAATGGTCAGATGAAGGATGCAATATCAGCATTTCCGATGAAAACCACACAGTATGTGAGTGCAACCACCTGACTGCATTCTCTGTCCTAATGTCCAAGAATGATGGACGAAAAACAGATCCCACCCTTGAACTTATTTCAAATATTGGCCTTGGTGTGTCCATTTGCTCCTTGGTGATTTTTCTCATCATTGAATCTCTCGTGTGGTCAGCTGTGGTCAAGACTAACCTTTCTCATTTCCGCCACACAGCTATAGTGAACATTGCCACATTCCTCTTGCTGGCAAATTGCAGTTTCTTGGCTTCTAGCAATCCCGAGACTCTCAGTGACAGCTGGTGTCTAGTACTGACCATATGCAAACACCTGTTTTACTTGGCTATGTTCTGCTGGATGCTATGCCTGAGCATCATGCTTGTCCACCAGCTgatctttgtcttcagcccactGAGGAAAAGAGTTTTCATGTTCCTCTCCAGCATTTTAGGCTATGTTTGCCCAATCCTAATGGTGGGATCCAGCTATGTGTACTACAAATACACTAACCAGAACTATCACGACCCCAAAACATGCTGGCTAGTTTACGTAAAACTCTTGGTTGGCTCCATGCATGCTTTTCTCCTGCCTGTGGGAACCATTGTTTTGGCAAATCTCTTTTCCATGGTTGTTGTCATCGTTACACTGATGAAGACCTCAGTCCCTGACAGCAGCAAGGCCGATGACAAGGAAACGGCAAAAGGCATCCTCAAAGTGGTGATCGTTCTAACACCGGTCTTTGGAGTGACATGGATCGTTGGCTTCATTCAACTCATCATGTCTGATAGCCCCATGTATAACGTTATTGCCTACATTTTCACCATCCTCAATACCTTCCAG ggtttttttattttgatcacAGGGTGTTTTGCAGAGCAAAAG GTCAGAGAGGAACTGTTCAAGCTCATAACG GGAAAATCAAAAGGAAACGACAGCACAAAGAAATTCACTTCAACTACTTACACAAAAGACCACTGA